From a single Candidatus Schekmanbacteria bacterium genomic region:
- a CDS encoding energy-coupling factor transporter transmembrane protein EcfT: MNYFLYTDRDCIVTRLDPRTKLFILLVFFVLSLLFENPAFNAAIILITLSHAALGKCLDRLSVVWKLMIIITLFSITIWTFSIKGITPLFGFTSVESVLYGLSAALQINSIIIAGVIFLSTTRNEDIGLGLIELGVPYRLGFAFTTALRLVPTFVGTTVTVIQAQRSRGFDPFSGSIIERIKKFVPLLGPVFLSTLRNADTLSRALESRGFARTEKRTQYRSLKAGTGDLIANIIAALLLASALYLKFEGYGKLEGIIK, from the coding sequence ATGAATTACTTTCTATACACAGACAGAGACTGCATAGTCACAAGGCTTGACCCGAGGACAAAGCTTTTCATACTTCTCGTATTCTTTGTTCTGTCCCTTCTTTTTGAGAACCCTGCTTTTAATGCTGCCATTATTCTGATTACCTTATCTCATGCAGCGCTTGGCAAATGTCTTGACAGATTATCAGTAGTCTGGAAGCTGATGATAATCATAACTTTGTTTTCCATAACTATCTGGACTTTTTCCATAAAAGGCATAACCCCGCTTTTCGGATTCACAAGTGTCGAGTCAGTGCTTTACGGGTTATCAGCAGCGCTGCAAATAAATTCCATTATAATCGCAGGAGTTATTTTTCTTTCAACTACCCGCAACGAAGACATAGGTCTAGGGCTTATAGAGCTTGGGGTTCCATACCGGCTTGGTTTTGCCTTTACAACAGCGCTTCGTCTAGTCCCGACATTTGTAGGCACCACAGTAACTGTTATTCAGGCACAGCGTTCAAGGGGTTTTGACCCTTTTTCAGGAAGTATAATTGAGAGAATAAAAAAGTTTGTCCCCCTTCTGGGACCAGTATTTCTTTCAACTCTGAGAAATGCTGATACCCTTTCAAGGGCGCTTGAATCCCGCGGATTTGCAAGGACAGAAAAGAGAACACAATACCGCAGCCTTAAGGCAGGAACGGGAGACCTTATTGCAAACATTATAGCCGCCCTCCTTTTAGCCTCAGCCCTCTATCTGAAGTTTGAAGGATACGGAAAGCTTGAAGGGATAATAAAATAA
- a CDS encoding phosphomannomutase/phosphoglucomutase — MINPQIFRQYDIRGLVGEDLTPEIVETIGRAFGTYIRERGGKKISIGYDIRLSSESFNDAAIRGARAAGIDCIDVGMVPTPVLYFSLFNLDVDGGIMITGSHNPPEFNGLKLCYNKTTLHGEEIQDVRRIIDSGKFASGSGSLESCSVTEEYIETVAKGIKLEKPLNIAIDSGNGAASIIAPVLLRKIGCTVTELFCTPDGRFPNHHPDPTIKKNLTTLVSEVCNNKLDMGIGYDGDADRIGVIDNKGNIIWGDQLLILFSREILKKGNAPIVFEVKCSQALYDDIVKHGGTPVMWMAGHSLIKSKMKELNAPLGGEMSGHMFFADRYFGYDDAIYASCRMAELLSKTSASCSELLSDIPVLYNTPEIRVDCTDEEKFEIVKKLTEYFRGIYKVIDVDGVRFMTSDGWGLIRASNTQPVLVLRFEAPSPEQLEKVKNIAFSKLKEFPSVSIPA, encoded by the coding sequence ATGATAAATCCACAGATCTTCAGACAATACGACATACGCGGACTCGTAGGAGAGGATTTAACTCCGGAGATAGTTGAAACTATAGGCAGGGCATTCGGAACATATATCAGAGAGCGCGGCGGGAAAAAAATATCCATAGGCTACGATATTCGTCTCAGCTCTGAAAGTTTCAATGATGCGGCAATTCGTGGTGCACGCGCAGCAGGAATAGATTGCATAGATGTAGGAATGGTTCCTACACCTGTCCTTTATTTCTCGCTTTTTAATCTTGATGTTGACGGCGGCATAATGATAACCGGAAGTCATAATCCCCCAGAGTTTAACGGACTCAAACTCTGTTATAATAAAACAACGCTTCATGGAGAGGAAATACAGGATGTAAGAAGAATAATCGACTCCGGCAAATTCGCATCTGGAAGCGGAAGCTTAGAAAGTTGTTCCGTTACAGAAGAATATATTGAAACAGTTGCAAAAGGTATAAAGCTCGAAAAACCGCTCAATATCGCAATTGATTCCGGGAATGGCGCAGCATCAATCATTGCTCCCGTGCTTTTAAGAAAAATAGGATGCACTGTGACAGAGCTTTTTTGCACACCGGACGGCAGATTCCCTAACCATCACCCTGACCCGACGATAAAGAAGAACCTCACAACGCTTGTTTCTGAAGTATGCAACAATAAACTCGACATGGGTATCGGATATGACGGAGATGCAGACAGGATAGGCGTCATAGACAACAAGGGAAACATAATATGGGGGGACCAGCTTCTCATACTATTTTCAAGGGAAATTCTTAAAAAAGGTAACGCTCCAATCGTATTCGAAGTTAAATGTTCCCAGGCGCTTTACGACGACATTGTAAAACATGGCGGTACACCGGTGATGTGGATGGCAGGTCATTCCCTTATAAAAAGCAAGATGAAGGAACTTAATGCCCCCCTTGGCGGAGAAATGAGCGGACATATGTTCTTCGCAGACAGATATTTTGGTTATGATGATGCCATTTATGCATCGTGCAGGATGGCCGAGCTTCTGTCTAAAACCAGCGCAAGTTGCTCTGAACTTCTGTCTGATATACCAGTGCTCTACAATACACCGGAAATCCGTGTAGATTGCACTGATGAAGAGAAATTTGAAATAGTAAAAAAGCTCACGGAGTATTTCAGAGGAATATATAAAGTCATCGATGTGGATGGAGTGAGATTCATGACAAGTGACGGATGGGGACTCATCAGGGCATCCAATACTCAGCCTGTACTTGTCTTGCGCTTTGAAGCCCCGTCACCTGAACAGCTTGAGAAAGTAAAGAATATAGCATTCTCAAAGCTCAAAGAATTTCCATCAGTATCAATTCCTGCCTGA
- a CDS encoding YebC/PmpR family DNA-binding transcriptional regulator translates to MSGHSKWSTIKHKKGKEDAKRGKLFTKIQKEISVAARLGGGDVEANPRLRSAVLAARGANMPGENIQRAIQRGTGELPGVHYEQAEYEGYGPGGIAVLVECLSDNKNRTVAEIRSIFSKHGGNMGEAGCVNWMFEKKGLIHIDKKVVPEDVLMEKAIEAGADDMTVEEDVYEIVTPVENFEEVKATIEKAKIPIQNAEVNMVPKTTVRVEADKAEKVLRLMDSLEDHEDVQKVYSNFDIPDEILQNMQ, encoded by the coding sequence ATGTCAGGCCACTCTAAATGGTCTACCATTAAGCACAAGAAGGGTAAGGAAGACGCCAAGAGAGGAAAGCTTTTTACGAAGATTCAGAAGGAAATATCGGTTGCTGCAAGGCTTGGCGGCGGCGATGTTGAAGCTAATCCACGGCTTCGTTCTGCAGTTTTAGCGGCAAGAGGTGCCAATATGCCGGGTGAGAATATCCAGCGTGCGATTCAAAGAGGAACAGGAGAACTTCCGGGAGTTCATTATGAGCAGGCGGAATATGAAGGTTACGGACCGGGAGGTATTGCAGTTCTTGTTGAATGTCTTTCTGACAACAAAAACCGCACAGTTGCTGAGATAAGAAGCATATTTTCGAAGCACGGCGGGAATATGGGGGAAGCAGGGTGCGTTAACTGGATGTTTGAGAAAAAGGGCTTGATACATATTGATAAGAAGGTCGTACCTGAAGATGTGCTCATGGAAAAAGCAATAGAAGCCGGTGCTGATGACATGACTGTCGAAGAGGACGTATATGAGATAGTCACTCCTGTAGAGAATTTTGAGGAAGTTAAAGCCACCATTGAGAAAGCAAAAATACCGATTCAGAATGCCGAGGTTAACATGGTTCCAAAGACCACTGTGCGCGTTGAAGCGGATAAAGCTGAAAAAGTGCTTAGACTAATGGATTCGCTTGAAGACCATGAAGATGTGCAGAAGGTCTATTCAAATTTCGATATTCCGGATGAGATATTGCAGAACATGCAATAA
- a CDS encoding nucleotide sugar dehydrogenase: MLDIMKIEKLIKTRKARVAVIGLGYVGLPLAMEIARAGFHVSGIDIDEKKVAGIKKGISPVLDVPDKELRTAMEKGLFEATTDFSVLAKADAVSICVPTPLRKTRDPDISYIVAAVEKIKNFIRQQQLIVLESTTYPGTTRELIMPTLELGGLKAGRDFYLAFSPERIDPGNKRFMTKNTPKVVGGISDACTKIAALFYSQFIENVVPVKTADAAEMVKLLENTFRSVNIGLVNEMAIICNKLNIDVWEVIDAAATKPFGFMPFYPGPGLGGHCIPIDPHYLSWKLKELNYNARFIELAGEVNTHMPEFVLDKIVDVLNKKKKSLKGAKVFVLGISYKKDIDDMRESPALDIIGLLMGKEAIVSYTDPFVPAIKLKDIKLNSSKLTPDTLKKVDCVVLVTDHSSFDYEMIAAHSKVIIDTRNALKKINSHRGKIIKL; this comes from the coding sequence ATGCTTGATATTATGAAAATAGAAAAACTTATAAAAACAAGAAAAGCACGTGTCGCGGTCATAGGATTAGGTTATGTAGGTCTTCCCTTAGCGATGGAGATAGCGCGGGCAGGATTCCATGTCTCAGGCATAGACATTGATGAGAAAAAAGTAGCGGGAATAAAAAAAGGGATTTCCCCTGTACTCGATGTTCCGGACAAAGAGCTTAGGACAGCAATGGAAAAAGGGCTGTTCGAGGCGACTACTGATTTTTCAGTTCTTGCCAAAGCAGACGCAGTAAGCATCTGTGTCCCCACACCTCTCAGGAAAACCAGAGACCCTGATATTTCCTATATTGTTGCCGCAGTTGAAAAGATAAAGAATTTCATAAGGCAGCAACAGCTTATAGTCCTTGAAAGCACGACTTACCCGGGAACAACAAGGGAGCTTATCATGCCCACCCTTGAGCTTGGAGGGTTAAAAGCAGGGAGGGATTTCTATCTCGCTTTCTCCCCTGAAAGGATAGACCCGGGCAACAAGCGTTTCATGACAAAAAATACGCCTAAAGTCGTAGGAGGAATTTCTGATGCCTGCACTAAAATCGCAGCCCTTTTCTATTCACAATTTATAGAAAATGTTGTTCCTGTGAAAACCGCAGATGCTGCTGAAATGGTAAAGCTTCTTGAAAACACTTTCAGGAGTGTAAACATCGGACTCGTGAATGAAATGGCAATAATATGCAACAAGCTTAATATAGATGTATGGGAAGTAATAGATGCCGCTGCCACAAAGCCATTTGGTTTTATGCCATTCTACCCCGGACCTGGTCTTGGCGGACACTGCATCCCCATAGACCCGCATTATCTCTCATGGAAACTCAAAGAGTTAAATTACAATGCGCGGTTTATAGAACTTGCAGGAGAAGTCAACACGCATATGCCGGAGTTTGTTCTGGATAAAATTGTTGATGTCCTCAACAAAAAGAAAAAAAGCCTTAAAGGTGCAAAAGTCTTTGTTCTTGGTATCTCATACAAGAAAGATATAGATGACATGAGGGAATCGCCGGCACTCGACATAATAGGCCTGCTGATGGGGAAAGAAGCAATTGTGAGCTACACCGATCCATTTGTGCCTGCAATTAAGCTGAAAGATATAAAGCTTAATTCATCTAAGCTTACTCCTGATACTCTTAAAAAAGTGGATTGTGTTGTACTTGTAACAGACCATTCATCTTTCGACTATGAAATGATAGCAGCGCATTCCAAGGTTATAATTGACACGCGCAATGCTCTGAAAAAAATAAATTCTCACCGGGGAAAGATAATAAAACTTTAG
- the ruvA gene encoding Holliday junction branch migration protein RuvA yields MIGRIKGILERRKPQEILVDVHGIGYSIHIPLSTFYKLPVEGTEVGLEIYTHVREDTLDLFGFLSLSEKHLFQSLISVSKIGPKLAINIMSGAEPGRIANAIKHEDVIFLTSIPGIGKKTAERLVYELRGKEITEALEKGDEGAPISGTGKGGVIADVISALVNLGYPGAVAEGAVLKAKKHVREENSVEEILKESLKYLIKHRD; encoded by the coding sequence GTGATAGGCAGGATAAAAGGGATACTCGAAAGAAGGAAACCGCAGGAAATACTCGTTGATGTCCATGGCATTGGGTATAGCATTCACATCCCGCTTTCCACTTTTTACAAGCTTCCGGTCGAAGGCACTGAGGTAGGGCTTGAGATATATACCCATGTCAGAGAGGATACGCTTGACCTCTTCGGTTTTTTATCGCTGTCTGAAAAACATCTGTTCCAATCTCTTATAAGCGTTTCAAAGATAGGGCCTAAACTTGCAATAAATATAATGTCCGGCGCAGAACCCGGCAGGATTGCAAATGCGATAAAGCATGAAGACGTGATTTTTCTTACCAGTATTCCGGGTATCGGTAAAAAAACCGCAGAAAGGCTTGTCTATGAGCTTCGAGGCAAGGAGATTACAGAAGCACTGGAAAAGGGGGATGAAGGAGCACCAATTTCCGGTACCGGAAAAGGAGGAGTGATTGCTGATGTGATATCCGCACTGGTTAACCTTGGCTACCCGGGTGCAGTTGCAGAAGGCGCTGTCTTAAAAGCAAAGAAACATGTGAGAGAAGAAAACTCCGTTGAGGAGATTCTAAAGGAATCACTGAAGTATCTTATAAAACACAGAGACTGA
- the ruvC gene encoding crossover junction endodeoxyribonuclease RuvC produces the protein MRVLGIDPGTIVTGLGVIEEVDSTLRCVYAGKIRTSPDAKLSLRLNRIYDGIQEVLTAYRPDEVAIEDLFFAKDAKAALKLGHARGVALLATERNSIPIAEYTPTQVKKAVLGYGLGTKDQVQHMVKLLLGMHNEKFTVDISDALAVAICHIHSRSLLSKLCEV, from the coding sequence ATGAGAGTACTCGGCATAGATCCCGGAACAATAGTAACAGGCCTCGGCGTCATAGAAGAGGTTGACTCGACTCTCCGTTGTGTCTATGCAGGGAAAATAAGGACATCTCCGGATGCTAAGCTTTCTCTGCGTCTGAACAGGATTTATGACGGGATACAGGAAGTTCTTACTGCCTATCGCCCTGATGAAGTTGCGATAGAGGATCTTTTCTTTGCGAAGGATGCAAAAGCAGCTTTAAAGCTTGGACATGCTCGCGGTGTTGCCCTGCTTGCAACAGAAAGGAATTCTATCCCTATTGCTGAATATACCCCGACACAGGTGAAAAAGGCTGTTCTGGGTTATGGGCTAGGTACCAAGGACCAAGTGCAGCACATGGTTAAACTTTTGCTCGGGATGCATAACGAGAAGTTCACTGTAGATATAAGTGATGCACTTGCCGTCGCAATATGCCATATTCACAGCCGAAGTCTGCTTTCGAAATTATGCGAGGTCTGA
- the ruvB gene encoding Holliday junction branch migration DNA helicase RuvB — MENIVKDKELQPEEKELELTLRPSAFDEYIGQDSVKENLKIFIEAAKMRGEALDHCIFWGPPGLGKTTLAYIIGREMGVNIRATSGPVIERQGDLVAILTNLKEKDVLFIDEIHRLNRTVEEVLYPAMEDFEVDIVIGQGPAARSMKLKLPRFTLIGATTRAGLLTAPLRGRFGIKHRLDYYSDKELSEIIKRSARIMNISVTDEGAVLIASRSRGTPRTGNRLLRRIRDYAQIMGEGFINGEIAEKSLKMLEIDEHGLDSLDRKLLVTIIEKFNGGPVGVGTISAVISEEKDTIEDVYEPFLIQKGFLERTPRGRVATRLAYKHLGFPTPTQNENPLF, encoded by the coding sequence ATGGAAAATATAGTTAAAGACAAAGAACTCCAGCCTGAGGAAAAAGAACTCGAACTTACCCTGAGGCCTTCTGCCTTTGATGAATACATTGGGCAGGACAGTGTAAAAGAAAACCTGAAAATATTCATTGAAGCTGCAAAAATGCGCGGAGAGGCGCTTGACCACTGTATCTTCTGGGGACCGCCTGGGCTTGGCAAAACAACACTTGCATACATAATAGGCCGCGAAATGGGAGTAAATATAAGAGCTACTTCAGGGCCGGTCATTGAAAGGCAGGGGGATCTTGTTGCAATACTTACAAATCTTAAAGAGAAAGATGTGCTTTTCATTGATGAGATACACAGACTCAACAGGACAGTTGAGGAGGTTCTTTATCCGGCAATGGAAGATTTTGAAGTCGATATAGTCATAGGCCAGGGTCCGGCAGCAAGGTCAATGAAACTCAAGCTTCCGCGGTTTACACTTATAGGAGCCACTACTAGAGCAGGGCTTTTAACTGCTCCGTTAAGAGGTAGATTCGGCATAAAACACAGGCTTGACTATTACAGCGATAAAGAGCTTTCAGAAATAATAAAAAGGTCGGCAAGGATAATGAACATCTCTGTTACAGATGAAGGGGCTGTATTGATTGCATCACGCTCAAGAGGTACGCCGCGGACAGGCAACAGGCTGCTGCGCAGGATAAGAGATTATGCACAAATCATGGGTGAGGGATTTATTAATGGCGAAATCGCTGAAAAATCCCTTAAGATGCTTGAGATTGATGAGCATGGACTTGACAGCCTTGACAGGAAGCTCCTTGTTACAATAATTGAAAAATTCAACGGCGGCCCCGTAGGTGTGGGAACGATATCAGCCGTGATAAGCGAAGAGAAAGACACGATTGAAGATGTTTACGAGCCTTTTTTGATACAGAAGGGTTTTCTTGAAAGAACACCAAGAGGACGTGTTGCCACAAGACTTGCCTATAAGCACCTTGGTTTTCCTACTCCTACACAGAATGAGAATCCATTGTTCTGA
- a CDS encoding ABC transporter ATP-binding protein, which produces MTSEKNALLDIKNLSFSYRRTHKHALNSITLNIEKGEFIAILGRSGAGKSTFILTLNGLIPHFIKGDFEGSVLIDGTSTSGRSVAEISGEVGIIFQDFESQLFSTSVELEIAFGLENTGVEYEEIKTRIDKYLNLAGLSGFNLKEPALLSGGQKQRLAIAAVLAMEPLLVCLDEPTTDLDPEGKSSVFKLLDTIRKDRTRAIIAVEHETDELMEADRCIVIDSGKIVIDGPPEEIFRDISKIETLGIMPPQLAVLAQTLGAGKPFKNADDAYVYFTSNGFHLDSLKVQQIINEDKRFESSNGEQILNMEGVTFFYENEKSPVLDNIDLSIKRGEIIAIAGKNGSGKTTLVKQINGLLKGTSGKITIDGKNINTYTHLDLVQKAGFVFQNPDYQIFSETVEDEVAFTPKLLSLSEDEIRKRVSDSLQAVGLEENRNDDPFVLTKGQRQRIAVASVLAAKSDIIILDEPTTGLDYIELTGMMNLLLKLNSEGHTIIMVTHSMHVITKYARRLIIMQDGKIAFDGRTRDGMKNEKLLKECHIKLPEVVKLSSMLGHTLLNIEEFKSAIIKR; this is translated from the coding sequence ATGACCTCTGAAAAAAATGCTCTGCTTGATATAAAGAATTTATCATTCTCATACAGACGCACTCACAAACACGCGCTAAATTCAATAACACTGAATATTGAGAAAGGTGAATTTATCGCAATACTCGGCAGAAGCGGAGCCGGCAAATCCACTTTTATTTTAACGCTAAACGGTCTGATACCTCATTTTATAAAAGGAGACTTTGAAGGCTCAGTTTTAATCGATGGAACTTCAACCTCCGGCAGGTCAGTGGCAGAGATATCCGGTGAGGTAGGTATTATTTTCCAGGATTTTGAATCACAGCTTTTTTCAACAAGCGTTGAGCTTGAAATAGCATTCGGACTTGAAAATACCGGCGTTGAATATGAAGAGATCAAGACAAGAATAGACAAATACCTAAACCTTGCTGGACTTTCCGGTTTCAATTTAAAAGAACCTGCTCTTCTTTCAGGGGGACAGAAACAAAGGCTTGCAATCGCCGCAGTGCTTGCAATGGAGCCTCTTCTTGTTTGTCTTGACGAGCCGACCACTGACCTTGACCCTGAAGGGAAAAGCAGTGTCTTTAAACTCCTTGACACCATCAGGAAAGACAGGACCCGAGCTATCATTGCCGTTGAACACGAGACTGACGAGCTAATGGAAGCTGACCGCTGCATAGTCATAGACAGCGGGAAAATTGTCATTGACGGCCCGCCGGAAGAGATTTTCCGGGACATATCAAAGATTGAGACTTTGGGAATCATGCCCCCTCAGCTTGCAGTATTGGCTCAAACATTGGGAGCAGGGAAACCTTTTAAAAATGCTGATGACGCATACGTCTATTTTACTTCAAATGGCTTCCATCTTGACAGTTTAAAAGTCCAGCAAATCATTAATGAAGATAAACGATTTGAAAGTTCAAATGGAGAGCAGATTCTCAATATGGAAGGAGTCACATTTTTCTACGAGAATGAAAAAAGCCCTGTCCTTGACAATATAGACCTTTCTATAAAGAGAGGAGAGATTATTGCCATAGCAGGGAAAAATGGCAGCGGCAAGACAACTCTGGTTAAACAGATCAATGGTCTTCTTAAAGGCACTTCAGGCAAAATAACCATAGACGGAAAAAACATAAATACTTACACCCATCTGGATCTTGTACAGAAAGCCGGATTTGTTTTCCAGAACCCTGACTATCAGATTTTCTCAGAGACAGTTGAAGATGAGGTCGCTTTTACACCCAAGCTTCTCTCCCTTTCTGAAGATGAGATAAGAAAAAGGGTCAGCGATTCACTTCAAGCAGTAGGGCTTGAAGAAAACCGCAATGATGATCCCTTTGTACTGACAAAAGGGCAAAGGCAGAGGATTGCAGTTGCATCGGTTTTAGCGGCGAAGAGCGATATCATAATACTCGATGAACCTACAACAGGGCTTGACTACATTGAGCTTACGGGAATGATGAATCTCCTCCTTAAGCTTAACAGCGAAGGACACACAATAATCATGGTAACTCACTCAATGCATGTGATCACAAAATATGCAAGACGACTCATAATAATGCAGGACGGAAAAATCGCCTTTGACGGCAGGACCAGAGATGGGATGAAAAACGAAAAGCTTCTGAAAGAATGCCATATTAAACTTCCTGAAGTTGTGAAATTATCTTCCATGCTTGGACATACTTTGCTTAACATTGAAGAATTTAAATCTGCAATCATAAAAAGATGA
- a CDS encoding thioredoxin fold domain-containing protein, which yields METKINWRTDFKRAKEEAKQSGKFLFLFFHHPECNGCNKTIKETFKDESVIRMMDERYIPMQFTITEEEDLACKYCVEWTPTFLISDSSGNELDRWEGFLPSEEFIPQVILAEGLSYFRKQEYDKAVSCLNKVVHDYSNSGFAPQATYYLGICQYKGSHDTSYLNKTWEELHKKFPESYWTKKASPFHG from the coding sequence ATGGAAACAAAAATTAACTGGCGGACAGATTTTAAAAGAGCAAAGGAGGAGGCTAAACAAAGCGGGAAATTCCTTTTCCTTTTTTTCCATCACCCGGAATGCAATGGATGCAACAAGACCATAAAAGAGACTTTTAAGGATGAGAGTGTAATAAGGATGATGGATGAGAGATATATTCCAATGCAGTTTACTATTACAGAGGAAGAAGATCTTGCCTGTAAGTACTGCGTGGAATGGACCCCGACATTTCTGATTTCTGATTCTAGTGGAAATGAACTGGACAGATGGGAAGGTTTCCTCCCTTCAGAGGAATTTATCCCGCAGGTTATCCTGGCTGAAGGGCTATCCTATTTCAGAAAACAGGAATACGACAAAGCTGTATCATGCCTGAATAAAGTAGTTCACGACTACAGCAATTCAGGATTTGCACCGCAGGCAACCTATTATCTCGGCATTTGCCAGTATAAAGGAAGCCACGACACCTCCTATCTCAACAAGACCTGGGAGGAGCTGCATAAGAAATTTCCTGAAAGCTACTGGACCAAAAAAGCCTCTCCATTCCATGGGTAA
- a CDS encoding QueT transporter family protein, which translates to MWKYTKMVVLCSITAGIFAAIVIPMKSIPIIPGSTEIRPASVIPVVFGILFGPAGAWGSAIGNVIGDFFGTLGIGTLFGFFGNFFYSLTAYKLFDARKINSIYNKSKKKILFILTFFYIGVVSSAACASIIAGGLDSLGLVPFALLGSIIFINNIVVSVILGPVVFIVLYPRIEKWDLLWTEIMSDTDFKAPTAPFAGKILIIAGSLCAIGAGLILSSGISASIPFLSSNQWMAKFGTTGAVAASLLVLLIGCLIS; encoded by the coding sequence ATGTGGAAATATACAAAGATGGTGGTGCTCTGCTCCATTACAGCAGGCATATTCGCCGCTATTGTTATTCCCATGAAAAGCATACCAATAATACCCGGTTCAACGGAAATAAGACCTGCCTCAGTAATACCAGTGGTGTTCGGTATTCTCTTCGGTCCTGCAGGTGCATGGGGTTCAGCCATCGGGAACGTGATAGGCGACTTCTTCGGGACTCTCGGAATAGGAACATTATTTGGGTTCTTTGGTAATTTTTTTTATAGTCTTACAGCTTACAAACTCTTCGATGCAAGGAAAATCAATTCTATCTATAATAAGAGCAAGAAGAAGATATTATTCATATTGACTTTTTTCTATATCGGAGTCGTTTCAAGCGCTGCATGTGCATCCATAATAGCAGGAGGTCTTGACTCCCTCGGACTTGTGCCGTTTGCATTATTGGGCTCTATAATATTTATCAACAACATCGTAGTTTCCGTAATCTTAGGTCCTGTTGTTTTTATAGTCCTCTATCCCCGCATTGAAAAGTGGGATTTGCTCTGGACAGAGATTATGAGCGATACAGACTTTAAAGCGCCTACAGCTCCTTTTGCAGGAAAAATCCTGATTATAGCCGGAAGCCTTTGTGCCATTGGGGCAGGTCTTATTCTTTCCTCAGGTATTTCAGCTTCTATCCCATTTCTATCCTCAAACCAATGGATGGCCAAATTTGGAACCACGGGGGCAGTTGCTGCCTCTCTGCTGGTTTTACTTATTGGCTGTCTTATATCATAG
- a CDS encoding SDR family oxidoreductase — MSVFLITGGAGFIGSNLCDELLKRGKKVRVIDNLSTGKMENLSRVIKEIEFIQGDLRNIDDLRKAVKGVDTVFHIGAIPSVTRSVKDPITSNEANVDGTLNLLVASKEAGVRRLVYSGSSSAYGDKIELLKSEELSPEPLSPYAVSKLTGEYYCSVFSKLYGIETVVLRYFNVFGPRQDPSSPYSGVISIFIRQMISGEKPTVYGDGEQSRDFTFVKNVVNANIAASERQGISGSLINVACGKRITLNELIDELNIILGTNLQPLYFEPRAGDIKHSLADITRANKFLDYSPEVSFSDGLNKTVEWYRREYCK; from the coding sequence ATGTCCGTTTTCCTGATTACAGGCGGTGCAGGGTTTATTGGTTCAAATCTTTGTGATGAATTGTTAAAGAGAGGCAAAAAAGTCCGGGTAATAGATAATCTTTCAACCGGGAAGATGGAAAACCTCAGCAGGGTTATCAAGGAGATCGAATTCATACAGGGCGATCTCAGAAATATCGATGACTTAAGGAAAGCCGTCAAAGGAGTTGATACTGTATTCCATATCGGAGCAATCCCTTCAGTTACAAGATCTGTGAAAGACCCTATTACAAGCAATGAAGCCAATGTTGACGGAACACTTAATCTTCTAGTAGCTTCAAAGGAGGCGGGTGTGAGAAGGCTTGTTTACTCAGGTTCATCATCAGCCTATGGAGACAAGATTGAGCTTTTGAAATCAGAAGAATTGTCACCTGAACCGCTCTCCCCGTATGCTGTGTCAAAGCTTACTGGCGAATATTACTGTAGTGTTTTTTCAAAACTCTATGGAATAGAAACTGTAGTGCTAAGGTATTTTAACGTCTTCGGCCCCAGACAGGATCCATCATCACCTTATTCCGGTGTCATATCAATTTTTATCCGACAGATGATTTCAGGAGAAAAGCCAACAGTTTACGGCGATGGAGAACAGTCAAGGGATTTCACATTCGTAAAAAATGTTGTGAATGCGAATATTGCAGCATCTGAAAGGCAGGGAATATCGGGAAGCCTGATAAACGTAGCCTGCGGAAAGCGTATCACACTCAATGAACTTATAGATGAACTCAATATTATTCTTGGAACAAACTTGCAGCCGCTTTACTTTGAACCAAGAGCCGGTGATATAAAGCATTCACTGGCTGATATCACGAGAGCAAATAAGTTTCTTGATTATTCACCTGAAGTCTCTTTTTCAGATGGCTTAAATAAAACTGTTGAATGGTACAGAAGGGAGTATTGCAAATGA